The proteins below come from a single Demetria terragena DSM 11295 genomic window:
- a CDS encoding winged helix DNA-binding domain-containing protein has protein sequence MTTRPHISDEQRRTRLARRHALAPAHRVADALAATRAMTVLHATEAASVHLAVAARVDGCTLADIDTALYRDRSLVKQLAMRRTLFVFPRDLLPAAWGSASARVAQAEGRRVAKAVERAGISDHGDRWFTETRSRVAELLANAPGGLATKEIRALVPELDVRVNTNPNSTSAWAQPVQIAPWALTQLGLEARAVRGLPDGQWRNPRARWTDMATWLGEAPTPEDAQTGYARLIERYLRTFGPATEVDIVWWLGSTKSAVRTALATLEAVEVGLDGGGTGYVLPDDLDLDEEVEPWAALAPTLDPTLMGWKEREFYLDPKDRPYLFDTNGNGGTTAWWNGRVVGCWVQDKDGSVRPVLREEVGRAGEAALAVEAERLTDFMEGAIVSSVYASAMQRGAILP, from the coding sequence ATGACCACCCGTCCCCACATCTCCGACGAACAACGACGTACGCGCCTGGCCAGACGACACGCGCTAGCGCCTGCGCATCGGGTCGCCGATGCGCTCGCGGCGACGCGGGCCATGACCGTCTTGCACGCCACCGAAGCGGCGAGCGTGCACCTCGCAGTCGCGGCCCGGGTGGACGGGTGCACGCTCGCGGACATCGACACCGCGCTCTATCGCGACCGATCACTGGTCAAGCAACTGGCGATGCGGCGGACCTTGTTCGTCTTCCCCCGGGATCTATTGCCCGCAGCTTGGGGCAGCGCATCTGCCCGGGTCGCTCAGGCGGAGGGGCGACGGGTCGCGAAGGCGGTCGAGCGCGCGGGCATCAGTGACCACGGCGATCGGTGGTTCACGGAGACGCGCAGCCGGGTGGCAGAGTTGCTCGCGAATGCTCCAGGAGGGTTGGCTACAAAGGAAATTCGCGCTTTGGTGCCAGAACTCGACGTGCGGGTCAACACAAACCCAAACAGCACCTCGGCCTGGGCGCAGCCCGTGCAGATCGCACCATGGGCGCTGACCCAACTGGGGCTGGAGGCCCGCGCGGTACGCGGACTGCCGGATGGTCAGTGGCGAAACCCGCGGGCACGCTGGACTGACATGGCGACGTGGCTCGGCGAGGCGCCCACGCCCGAGGACGCCCAGACCGGGTACGCCCGCCTCATCGAGCGCTACCTACGCACCTTCGGGCCAGCCACCGAGGTGGACATCGTGTGGTGGCTTGGGTCGACCAAGTCGGCGGTGCGTACCGCTCTGGCCACGTTGGAGGCCGTTGAGGTCGGCCTCGACGGCGGCGGCACCGGCTATGTGCTGCCGGACGACCTGGATCTCGATGAGGAGGTGGAGCCGTGGGCTGCGCTGGCGCCGACACTCGATCCAACCCTCATGGGGTGGAAGGAGCGCGAGTTCTATCTCGACCCGAAGGACCGCCCCTATCTGTTCGATACCAACGGAAACGGCGGCACCACGGCGTGGTGGAACGGCCGCGTCGTGGGGTGTTGGGTGCAAGACAAAGACGGGTCCGTTCGACCCGTGTTGCGCGAGGAGGTTGGGCGAGCGGGCGAGGCCGCGCTCGCAGTCGAGGCGGAGCGGCTGACCGACTTCATGGAGGGTGCCATCGTGTCCTCGGTGTATGCCTCAGCGATGCAGCGCGGGGCGATCCTGCCCTAG
- a CDS encoding cory-CC-star protein — protein sequence MVPTLSERWAAFQAGLDEVYAGPYRRTFARAQQEEDDLFLLVVLAEALGVPDPAAYYTAELMPAAYPQFHAWHLRMGLDRTPLEHIRCC from the coding sequence ATGGTTCCCACCCTCAGCGAGCGCTGGGCTGCCTTTCAGGCCGGACTAGATGAGGTCTATGCCGGGCCATACCGCCGCACGTTTGCCCGCGCCCAGCAGGAGGAGGACGACCTTTTTCTGCTGGTCGTCCTGGCCGAGGCCCTGGGAGTTCCCGACCCGGCCGCGTATTACACCGCCGAACTGATGCCAGCGGCCTACCCGCAGTTTCATGCCTGGCATCTGCGGATGGGGTTGGATCGCACCCCGCTGGAGCACATCCGGTGCTGTTAG
- a CDS encoding PadR family transcriptional regulator produces MSGVSEDDAADEWLEELVGSWVEVYKKSATSLVLLRIIDAIGPAPAAEIGAELARRTGWDLTERGLYRTLRRLASSGLLATVDVPVPRTGAQRKDFTVTDFGHRYLAQIEAVARLA; encoded by the coding sequence GTGAGCGGAGTGTCCGAGGACGATGCGGCCGACGAATGGTTAGAGGAGCTGGTCGGCAGTTGGGTCGAGGTCTACAAGAAGTCCGCGACGTCCCTCGTCCTGCTTCGCATCATTGACGCGATCGGACCGGCCCCGGCAGCTGAGATCGGTGCAGAGTTGGCGCGACGCACCGGCTGGGACCTGACCGAGCGCGGCCTCTATCGCACGCTTCGGCGTCTTGCCTCCAGCGGCCTGCTGGCCACTGTCGACGTGCCGGTGCCGCGAACCGGCGCGCAGCGCAAGGATTTCACCGTGACCGACTTCGGTCACCGCTATTTGGCGCAGATTGAGGCTGTGGCGCGGCTGGCCTGA
- a CDS encoding carbon starvation CstA family protein, whose protein sequence is MNSLVLLVIGLAMFTAGYLIYSKFLGRKIFQLDPAFSTPAHEMTDGVDYVPTNKYVLWGHHFTSVAGAAPIVGPAIAVIWGWLPAFLWVTIGTVFFAGMHDAGALWASVRNRGQSMGMLSGRYIGARGRNLFLVVIFLLLLMVNAAFAVVIKNLLISTPTSVIPVWGAIVVAVIVGQMIYRWRMNLALTTIIGVTALYTLIVIGDSNPIELPESTLGMAPGTAWIVLLFAYAFLASLLPVWVLLQPRDYINGVQLFIGLGILYGATLLEAPKLVVPAFNDNVPDGTPGLVPLLFVTIACGAISGFHGMVSSGTSAKQLDAEPDVRFVGYFGAVGEGLLALGTIIVTTSGFATLADWEKVYTEFGAGGVGAFVQGGGSIVNAGLGIPTSLSATILATMAVLFAATTMDTGVRLQRFVVHEIAEVLGTSISKIAATTVAVLVGLGLTFSQGSSGEGGMRIWPLFGTTNQLLASLTLAIITVMLLRKRRNPWPALIPLALVFVMSFYAALVQLRDLYDAKDWLLLGIDAIIIVAALWVAFEAVIAMQKARTEPAEAEDADLISARSGQ, encoded by the coding sequence ATGAACTCATTGGTGCTCTTAGTGATTGGCCTGGCGATGTTCACCGCCGGCTACCTCATCTACAGCAAATTCCTGGGCCGGAAGATCTTCCAACTTGATCCCGCCTTCTCCACGCCAGCCCACGAGATGACCGATGGCGTCGACTATGTGCCGACCAACAAATACGTCCTCTGGGGCCACCATTTCACCTCGGTCGCGGGCGCAGCGCCCATCGTCGGTCCCGCTATCGCGGTGATCTGGGGTTGGCTACCAGCCTTCCTGTGGGTCACCATCGGCACCGTCTTCTTCGCAGGGATGCACGACGCCGGCGCGCTCTGGGCATCGGTACGCAACCGTGGCCAATCGATGGGCATGTTGTCCGGGCGCTACATCGGCGCACGCGGCCGCAACCTCTTCCTGGTTGTCATCTTCCTGCTGCTCCTGATGGTCAACGCTGCCTTCGCGGTGGTCATCAAGAACCTGCTGATCAGCACGCCTACTTCCGTCATTCCGGTGTGGGGTGCCATCGTGGTCGCGGTCATCGTCGGACAGATGATCTACCGCTGGCGGATGAATCTCGCGCTTACGACGATCATTGGCGTCACCGCGCTGTACACCCTCATCGTCATCGGGGACAGCAATCCGATCGAACTGCCCGAGTCGACCCTGGGTATGGCTCCGGGGACAGCCTGGATCGTTCTGCTCTTTGCGTACGCCTTCCTCGCCTCCCTGCTGCCGGTCTGGGTTCTCCTGCAGCCGCGCGACTACATCAACGGTGTTCAACTGTTCATCGGGCTCGGGATCCTTTATGGCGCAACGCTTCTCGAAGCACCGAAACTGGTCGTTCCGGCATTCAATGACAACGTGCCCGATGGCACGCCCGGCCTCGTCCCACTGCTGTTCGTCACGATCGCCTGCGGTGCCATCTCCGGCTTTCACGGCATGGTGTCCTCCGGAACCTCCGCCAAACAGCTCGACGCCGAGCCCGACGTACGTTTCGTCGGATATTTCGGCGCGGTCGGCGAAGGCCTCCTTGCGCTCGGCACCATCATCGTGACCACCTCAGGCTTTGCGACCCTCGCTGATTGGGAGAAGGTCTACACCGAGTTCGGCGCTGGCGGAGTCGGCGCGTTCGTCCAAGGCGGTGGCTCCATCGTCAACGCTGGCCTCGGTATCCCCACCTCGCTGAGCGCCACGATCCTGGCGACCATGGCGGTACTCTTCGCCGCCACCACGATGGACACCGGCGTACGCCTCCAACGGTTCGTCGTGCACGAGATCGCCGAGGTCCTCGGCACCTCCATCAGCAAGATCGCGGCGACCACGGTGGCCGTGCTGGTCGGGTTGGGGCTGACCTTCAGCCAGGGCTCCAGTGGCGAAGGCGGGATGCGAATCTGGCCCCTGTTCGGCACCACCAACCAGCTTCTGGCCTCGCTGACACTGGCCATCATCACGGTGATGTTGCTGCGCAAGCGGCGCAACCCGTGGCCTGCCCTCATCCCGCTGGCGCTGGTCTTCGTCATGTCCTTCTATGCCGCGCTGGTCCAACTACGCGACCTGTACGACGCCAAGGATTGGCTGCTACTCGGCATCGACGCCATCATCATTGTCGCCGCGCTGTGGGTCGCGTTCGAGGCTGTCATCGCGATGCAGAAGGCGCGCACCGAGCCAGCGGAGGCCGAAGACGCCGATCTGATCTCGGCGCGGTCCGGCCAGTAG
- a CDS encoding amino acid ABC transporter permease, producing the protein MTADAATDAESWQPSTVERERAAYRRSRRIRSIVIAALSTLVVLAVIATLLVTSPGWPRFQETFFNIAKAKSSFGAVVEGLWLNVRLLIGCGIAIAVVSTAVAVMRTLRNPVLFPLRLLATVFTDVFRGLPLLLVVFLLGFGVPALELSGLPTSVLFWGALALVLCYSSYVAEVLRAGIESVHASQWAAARSLGLSYPATLRFVVLPQAVRRVMPALLNDVVSLQKDSGLIAVLGVVDAIRAAQIESSTDFNYTPYVVAGALFLALTIPMTRLTDWYARRHGLSGAAGGVR; encoded by the coding sequence ATGACCGCTGATGCCGCGACGGACGCCGAATCCTGGCAACCGTCCACAGTTGAGCGCGAACGAGCGGCCTATCGCCGGTCGCGTCGCATCCGATCGATCGTGATCGCCGCGCTGAGCACGCTCGTCGTGCTCGCGGTGATCGCCACGCTGCTGGTGACGAGCCCCGGCTGGCCCCGGTTCCAAGAGACCTTCTTCAACATCGCGAAGGCGAAGTCGTCCTTCGGCGCTGTGGTTGAAGGGCTGTGGCTGAACGTCCGGCTGCTGATCGGTTGTGGAATTGCCATCGCTGTGGTCTCGACCGCGGTGGCCGTCATGCGTACCTTGCGCAATCCGGTGCTCTTCCCTTTGCGTTTGCTGGCAACGGTATTCACCGATGTGTTCCGCGGGTTACCGCTGCTGCTTGTGGTCTTTCTTTTGGGCTTTGGGGTGCCGGCCCTTGAACTGTCCGGTCTGCCCACCAGCGTGCTCTTCTGGGGTGCGCTCGCGCTCGTGCTCTGCTACTCCTCATATGTCGCGGAGGTACTGCGGGCGGGGATCGAGTCGGTGCACGCATCGCAGTGGGCGGCGGCGCGTTCGCTGGGGTTGTCCTATCCGGCGACATTGCGCTTTGTCGTCCTGCCGCAGGCCGTGCGGCGCGTCATGCCCGCGCTGCTCAATGACGTGGTGTCGCTGCAGAAGGACTCAGGGTTGATCGCTGTCCTCGGCGTAGTCGATGCGATCCGCGCCGCACAGATCGAGTCGTCCACCGACTTCAACTACACGCCGTACGTCGTCGCGGGTGCGCTCTTCCTCGCGCTCACCATCCCGATGACGCGCCTGACCGACTGGTACGCCCGCCGCCACGGCCTCTCTGGTGCTGCCGGAGGTGTGCGATGA
- a CDS encoding endonuclease/exonuclease/phosphatase family protein: protein MNRTHSVALALGLALAASSLSSSAQAREHRPDHDVRFATFNASLNRAGEGDLVRDLSGRDNTQARNVAETIQRTNPDVVLVNEFDYVKGGAAVDLFRKNYLQVGQRGADPVRYRYAYSAPVNTGVPSGMDLDNNGEIGGAGDAYGFGDFPGQYGMVVLSKYPIDTRKVRTFQKFRWADMPGARLPDDPATPARSDWFSRTELKKVRLSSKSHWDVPIRLGHRTVHFLASHPTPPVFDGPEDRNGLRNADEIRFTADYLSGGRTARYIYDDQGRRGGLRPGASFVIAGDQNSDPRDGDSAPGSADQLLDNRRVNTSTTPTSRGAVEAARLQGGANNEHLSRAKYDTADFAEPPGNIRADYVLPSRNLSIKRARVFWPTSGDPLSRLTGTYPPPTSDHRLVWVDVRLTHHCH from the coding sequence ATGAACCGCACCCATTCAGTCGCGCTCGCCCTTGGCCTGGCCCTCGCCGCTAGCTCGCTCAGCAGCTCCGCCCAGGCGCGCGAACACCGACCAGACCACGACGTACGCTTCGCCACCTTCAATGCCTCGCTCAACCGGGCGGGAGAGGGCGACCTGGTGCGTGACTTGTCCGGGCGGGACAACACGCAGGCACGCAACGTTGCCGAGACGATTCAGCGGACCAACCCAGACGTCGTGCTCGTCAACGAGTTCGACTACGTCAAAGGCGGCGCCGCCGTCGATTTGTTCCGGAAGAACTACCTTCAGGTCGGGCAGCGCGGCGCGGACCCGGTGCGCTATCGCTACGCCTACAGCGCACCGGTCAACACCGGAGTCCCCAGCGGGATGGACCTAGACAACAACGGCGAGATCGGGGGCGCCGGTGACGCCTATGGGTTCGGCGATTTTCCCGGGCAGTACGGCATGGTCGTGCTGAGCAAGTACCCCATCGACACACGTAAAGTCCGCACCTTCCAGAAGTTCCGCTGGGCAGACATGCCAGGGGCGCGCCTACCCGATGACCCGGCCACCCCGGCGCGGTCCGACTGGTTCTCGCGGACGGAACTCAAGAAGGTTCGGCTCTCCAGCAAGTCCCACTGGGATGTGCCAATCCGCTTGGGGCACAGGACTGTTCACTTTTTGGCGTCTCATCCCACCCCGCCGGTATTCGACGGGCCCGAGGACCGCAATGGGCTGCGCAACGCTGACGAGATCCGGTTCACCGCTGACTACCTCAGCGGCGGGCGGACGGCGCGCTACATCTACGACGACCAGGGTCGCCGCGGTGGCCTGCGGCCGGGAGCATCGTTCGTGATCGCAGGAGATCAGAACAGCGACCCGCGCGATGGTGACTCGGCGCCCGGCTCGGCGGACCAGTTGCTCGACAACCGGCGGGTCAACACCTCGACGACGCCAACCTCACGCGGCGCCGTGGAAGCCGCGCGCCTCCAAGGTGGCGCCAACAATGAGCACCTCAGTCGAGCGAAGTACGACACCGCCGATTTCGCCGAACCGCCGGGCAACATTCGGGCCGACTATGTGTTGCCGAGCCGGAATCTGTCGATTAAGAGGGCGCGGGTGTTCTGGCCTACGAGCGGCGATCCACTGTCGCGGTTGACCGGCACCTACCCGCCTCCGACCAGCGATCATCGGCTCGTGTGGGTGGACGTACGACTCACCCACCATTGCCACTGA
- a CDS encoding MalY/PatB family protein yields MAEPILGASLEELRRTRTSVKWRVFGPEVLPVWVAEMDSRQCPAVVEALTSALQRGDTGYAWPSEYAEAVAGFAQRRWGWSPDPATMASIPDVMIGIEELLHRHVPRESAVVVSPPVYDSFYGFIASVGRRLVTAPLNDEFRLDFEALERAFTDAGPGSAYLLCNPQNPTGTVHTAEELAQLARLADQHSILVISDEIHAPLVQPGTTYSPYLSVPEASRGVALVSGSKAWNLAGIKAALAVPGPEARQRLTDLHEVVTHGANHLGVLAQTVAYSDESGWLDQLLEEIAARRAYTEALLAERLPQIRVIPANATYLAWLDCRELGVDDPAKVFRERGKVALTSGFAYDPDGGAGWARLNIATSEEILDEAVRRMAAAVP; encoded by the coding sequence ATGGCTGAGCCGATTCTGGGTGCTTCCCTCGAGGAACTGCGTCGAACTCGTACGAGCGTGAAGTGGCGGGTCTTCGGTCCCGAGGTATTGCCGGTCTGGGTTGCCGAGATGGACTCGCGCCAGTGCCCGGCAGTGGTGGAGGCTTTGACGAGCGCCCTACAGCGCGGCGACACCGGGTATGCCTGGCCCAGCGAATACGCCGAGGCCGTCGCAGGATTCGCGCAACGGCGCTGGGGTTGGTCGCCGGACCCCGCCACCATGGCGAGCATCCCCGACGTGATGATCGGCATAGAGGAACTCCTTCACCGACACGTGCCGCGCGAGTCGGCGGTCGTAGTGAGCCCGCCGGTCTATGACTCCTTCTACGGATTCATTGCCTCCGTCGGCCGGCGGCTGGTGACAGCACCGCTGAACGACGAGTTCCGGCTGGACTTTGAGGCGCTCGAGCGGGCGTTCACCGACGCGGGCCCAGGCTCTGCCTACCTTCTGTGCAACCCACAGAACCCGACCGGCACGGTGCACACCGCCGAGGAGTTGGCGCAGTTGGCCAGGCTCGCCGATCAGCACTCGATCCTGGTGATATCAGACGAAATTCACGCGCCACTCGTCCAGCCTGGGACTACCTACTCCCCCTATCTAAGCGTGCCGGAAGCCTCTCGCGGAGTTGCACTGGTGAGCGGCTCGAAGGCGTGGAACCTCGCTGGAATCAAGGCCGCGCTGGCCGTTCCGGGCCCGGAAGCGCGCCAGCGGCTGACCGACCTGCACGAAGTCGTCACGCACGGCGCCAACCATCTCGGGGTCCTGGCCCAGACCGTCGCCTACAGCGACGAGTCGGGATGGCTGGATCAATTGCTAGAGGAGATCGCGGCGCGGCGGGCATACACCGAGGCTCTGCTGGCCGAACGTCTCCCGCAGATCCGGGTCATCCCGGCGAACGCCACCTATCTCGCCTGGCTTGACTGCCGCGAACTTGGTGTCGACGACCCGGCGAAGGTCTTTCGTGAGCGCGGGAAGGTCGCGCTGACGTCGGGTTTCGCGTATGACCCCGATGGGGGTGCCGGCTGGGCGCGACTCAACATCGCGACGTCCGAAGAGATCCTCGATGAGGCCGTACGCCGGATGGCCGCTGCAGTCCCATGA
- a CDS encoding saccharopine dehydrogenase NADP-binding domain-containing protein translates to MRDEIWVLGATGRVGREVLPRLQSAGARVVVAGRSRERLAAVAPEARAVVGSVEEVCERITVEAPAVVLSTVGPYASRAEQVVRACPSGTHYVDVSNELSSFEALQRMDGELLGSGRTAVSGAGFGVLGTEGILVRLLEGRGVPSAVRVDSISSVATEPGRVGEPLAASIMSGLRDGGREVRGGRLVRTRAGAAVEPLTSPDGDEVRTAAMSSGELFAAWKASGASVVVGASGLAPTGPIARAGLLGLGAVLRAPGVADFATRRLAQIEVKKAKERPRESTWGHARVEWPSGLVREGWMRAGEAMDFTAATAAEVALRLARGEGHPGAWTPARLFGADLVLAVGGEFVLD, encoded by the coding sequence GTGAGGGATGAGATCTGGGTGCTGGGCGCGACCGGTCGGGTTGGGCGAGAGGTGCTCCCGCGGTTGCAGTCGGCCGGAGCCAGGGTGGTCGTGGCGGGCCGCAGCCGTGAACGGCTGGCGGCGGTCGCGCCCGAAGCCAGGGCGGTGGTCGGCTCGGTGGAAGAGGTGTGTGAGCGGATCACCGTGGAGGCTCCGGCGGTCGTGCTCAGCACGGTCGGGCCGTATGCCAGTCGCGCCGAGCAGGTTGTGCGCGCCTGTCCTTCGGGGACGCACTATGTCGATGTTTCCAATGAGTTGAGCTCCTTCGAGGCGTTGCAACGCATGGATGGCGAGCTCCTCGGCAGCGGGCGAACTGCGGTGTCGGGCGCTGGATTTGGCGTTCTCGGCACCGAAGGCATCCTTGTCCGACTGCTGGAGGGGCGGGGCGTCCCGTCTGCAGTGCGGGTCGACTCGATCAGCTCGGTCGCGACCGAGCCTGGCCGGGTCGGTGAGCCATTGGCCGCGAGCATCATGTCAGGCCTCCGCGATGGCGGCCGCGAGGTGCGGGGAGGACGCCTCGTGCGTACGCGCGCCGGAGCTGCAGTCGAGCCGCTGACATCGCCAGACGGTGATGAGGTGCGCACGGCTGCGATGAGCAGTGGCGAGTTGTTCGCCGCCTGGAAGGCTTCGGGTGCGAGTGTCGTCGTCGGTGCGTCCGGATTGGCGCCCACCGGCCCGATCGCGCGCGCTGGCCTGCTCGGACTGGGTGCGGTGCTGCGCGCGCCCGGCGTCGCGGACTTCGCTACCCGGCGACTTGCGCAAATCGAGGTGAAGAAGGCCAAGGAGCGTCCGCGGGAGTCGACCTGGGGGCATGCGCGTGTTGAGTGGCCCTCGGGGCTGGTCCGCGAGGGCTGGATGCGCGCTGGGGAGGCGATGGATTTCACGGCGGCCACGGCGGCCGAGGTTGCGCTCCGGTTGGCGCGGGGTGAAGGGCATCCGGGGGCGTGGACTCCGGCTCGGCTGTTTGGCGCAGACCTGGTACTGGCGGTGGGCGGCGAATTCGTCCTTGACTGA
- a CDS encoding amino acid ABC transporter ATP-binding protein, which yields MSLLSLQNVRKSFGDNVVLRDVSLEVEPGECVVLIGASGSGKSTLLRCVNVLETVDDGQIWLDGQDISDPRLDVDRARSQMGIVFQAYNLFPHLSALENITLAPVRVHGVPKAQARERGMAMLERVGLADKASARPDDLSGGQQQRVAIARALVNQPRLMLLDEVTSALDPELVGEVLDLLAELRADGMTMILNTHEMSFARDVADTVCFLSDGVVLERGRPEQVLDAPREARTQRFLSRLRR from the coding sequence ATGAGTCTGCTGTCCCTGCAGAACGTTCGAAAGTCGTTTGGTGACAACGTTGTTCTGCGAGATGTGTCGCTGGAGGTCGAACCAGGCGAATGCGTCGTCCTGATCGGTGCCTCGGGCTCCGGGAAGTCGACGCTGCTGCGCTGCGTGAACGTTTTGGAGACCGTTGACGATGGTCAGATCTGGCTGGACGGGCAAGACATCTCCGATCCGCGCCTTGATGTCGACCGCGCCCGGTCGCAGATGGGCATCGTCTTCCAGGCGTACAACCTTTTCCCTCACCTCAGCGCGTTGGAGAACATCACCTTGGCGCCGGTACGCGTACACGGCGTGCCCAAGGCTCAGGCGCGTGAACGCGGGATGGCCATGTTGGAGCGAGTTGGCCTGGCGGATAAGGCATCTGCTCGCCCGGATGATCTGTCCGGCGGGCAGCAGCAGCGGGTGGCGATTGCGCGCGCACTGGTCAACCAGCCGCGGCTGATGTTGTTGGACGAGGTGACCTCTGCGCTTGACCCCGAGCTGGTCGGCGAGGTGCTTGATCTGCTCGCTGAGCTGCGCGCAGACGGAATGACGATGATCCTCAACACCCACGAGATGAGTTTCGCGCGCGACGTGGCCGACACCGTCTGCTTCCTGTCCGATGGTGTGGTGCTGGAGCGCGGTCGACCCGAGCAGGTGCTCGACGCGCCGCGGGAGGCGCGTACCCAGCGGTTCTTGTCGCGGCTGCGCCGCTAG
- a CDS encoding ABC transporter substrate-binding protein, protein MKTSRAFPALLAVAALGLASCGAPKDEAASSPDTATSGAKSCSPASMKTYQDGTLTIGTDNPAYAPWFQDNDPTNGKGYEAAVGYAIAKQLGYAKGDVTWAKVPFNLVITPGKKKFDFDLNQVSISKARAKAVDFSSGYYDVTQTVITTKGSKIANAKSMAALRPAKLGAQVGTTSYTAITEQIKPNAKPAVFDTNVQAVEALKNKQVDGIVVDLPTAFYTTSAQLENGVIVGQLPKSASKTEQLGAVLAKDSPLTDCVSTAVDTLRDNGTLKKLETQWLSRKGAPALS, encoded by the coding sequence ATGAAGACCTCGCGCGCTTTTCCTGCACTCCTGGCCGTTGCTGCGCTCGGGCTTGCCTCCTGTGGCGCCCCCAAAGACGAGGCGGCGTCGAGCCCCGATACCGCCACGAGCGGAGCCAAGAGTTGCTCGCCGGCGTCCATGAAGACGTACCAGGACGGGACGCTGACCATCGGTACGGACAACCCCGCCTACGCCCCCTGGTTTCAGGACAATGACCCCACCAACGGCAAGGGCTATGAGGCCGCAGTGGGGTATGCCATCGCCAAGCAACTCGGCTACGCCAAGGGCGACGTGACCTGGGCAAAGGTGCCCTTCAACCTGGTCATCACGCCTGGCAAGAAGAAGTTCGACTTCGACCTCAATCAAGTGTCGATCAGCAAAGCGCGGGCCAAGGCTGTGGACTTCTCCAGCGGCTATTACGACGTGACCCAGACGGTCATCACCACCAAAGGCAGCAAGATTGCCAACGCCAAGAGCATGGCGGCCCTGCGCCCGGCGAAGTTGGGGGCACAAGTCGGGACGACGTCGTACACCGCGATCACCGAGCAGATCAAGCCCAACGCCAAACCGGCGGTCTTCGACACGAACGTCCAGGCGGTTGAGGCACTCAAGAACAAGCAGGTCGATGGGATTGTCGTTGACCTGCCGACGGCGTTCTATACGACCTCCGCGCAACTCGAAAACGGTGTGATCGTGGGTCAGCTCCCCAAGTCCGCGAGCAAGACGGAGCAGCTTGGTGCGGTGCTCGCCAAGGACTCGCCTCTGACGGACTGCGTGAGCACGGCGGTCGACACCCTGCGGGACAACGGAACGCTGAAGAAGCTCGAGACGCAATGGCTAAGCCGCAAGGGCGCGCCAGCGCTGTCGTAA
- a CDS encoding TetR family transcriptional regulator — MSRWQPNSRERLEQAALELFGEQGFDDTTVPQITERAGLTTRTFFRYFADKREALFGGEEHIPEQVAAFMADVPPSVGPMELIERGLAPAAAVAFEGRNLDYLQRRRAVIAAEPALRERELRKFALMSDAMTQGFLDRGLSALDARLAAEVAVTAFRIGATQWIDQGCTSDLTTTIRKTLRALQTLATPSSR, encoded by the coding sequence ATGAGTCGATGGCAGCCGAACTCGCGTGAGCGCCTCGAGCAAGCCGCGCTCGAGCTATTCGGCGAGCAGGGCTTCGATGACACGACGGTGCCGCAGATCACCGAGCGCGCCGGACTGACTACGCGCACGTTCTTTCGCTATTTCGCGGACAAGCGGGAGGCGTTGTTCGGAGGCGAGGAGCACATCCCAGAACAGGTGGCCGCCTTCATGGCGGACGTCCCGCCCTCCGTCGGCCCGATGGAGTTGATCGAACGCGGCCTGGCACCCGCCGCCGCGGTCGCGTTCGAGGGACGCAACCTGGATTACCTCCAGCGCCGCCGTGCGGTCATCGCCGCCGAGCCTGCGCTGCGCGAGCGCGAACTACGGAAGTTCGCCCTCATGTCGGATGCGATGACTCAAGGATTCCTCGACCGCGGTCTGAGCGCGCTCGACGCCCGGCTCGCGGCAGAGGTCGCTGTCACCGCTTTCCGCATCGGCGCGACGCAATGGATTGACCAAGGCTGCACGTCCGACCTCACCACGACCATACGGAAAACGTTGCGGGCACTGCAGACCCTCGCGACGCCATCGAGTCGTTAG